The Caminicella sporogenes DSM 14501 genomic interval ATAATCTATAATTGCTTCAATAAAATGTTTTGAACTAAAGTCAGGCCAATATACATCGGTAAACCAAAATTCACTATAAGCTGCCTGCCACAGTAAAAAATTACTTAATCTTATTTCACCGCTTGTTCTAATAATCAAATCTGGATCAGGAATATTTTTAGTATATAAATAATTTGAAAATACTGCTTCATCTATTTTATCAAAATCTATTTTATTATTTACCACATCTTTGCATATGTTCTTTACAGCTCTTAGTATTTCATGTCTTCCTCCATAATTCAAGGCTATATTTACTACTAATCCTGTATTATTAGATGTAAGCGCAGTAGCTTTATTTATTTCACTGATAGCAGTTTCAGGCAGTTTAGATATATCTCCTAAAACATTTATAACTACATTGTTTTTATGAAGTTCTTTTGCTTCTCTTCTTAAGTATATCACTAATAGCTCCATTAATGCATTAATTTCTTCTCTAGGTCTTTTCCAATTTTCTGTTGAAAACGCGTAAAGTGTAAGATACTTTATTCCTAAATTTGATGAAGTTTTTATAATATCTCTTAAAGCTTCTACACCTGCTTTATGTCCTGCTACCCTAGGTAAGTTTTTACTTCTTGCCCACCTTCCGTTTCCGTCCATAATAATAGCTATATGTTTTGGTAAATTTGAAAAATCAATATTTGCTTTACTGCTAGATTTACTACTTCTAAATAATTTTTTGAACATTGATAATATACCTCCATATATTTTAAAACATTTAACCCTCCAAATAGGAGGGCTAAAAATAACTTACTGTTATTTCTATAGTATTATCAAAAACTTTCTGTCTTACAATTCTACATTCAGTATTTTCTACTGTATCTTTATTAGCTGGAGATATAGTTTCTTTTATAATTATTTTATAACTATCTTCATATTTTTTTATTTCATCTAATACATTATTTAATTTTCTACCTACATAATCAGGTATATTCATTAAATTCTATACCTCCATAATTTCTTTTTCCTTTTTTGATACTAATTCATCAATAATACTAATATATTTATCTGTCAATTTTTGTACTTCATCTTCTGCTCTTTTTAAATCATCTTCAGTTAGTTCATTATTTTTATGCATTTTCTTTAATTTATCATTTGCTTCTCTACGTTCATTTCTAATAGCTACTTTTGCTTCTTCTCCAGTTTTCTTAACTATTTTTAATAATTCTTTTCTTCTTTCTTCTGTTAACATAGGAATTGATAAGCGAATAACTTTTCCATCATTAGAAGGATTAATTCCCAAATCTGATTGTTCTATTGCTTTTTCTATACTAGATATAGAACTTGCATCGTATGGCTGAATAACTAATAATCTAGGTTCTGGAGCACTTATATTTGCAATTTGTTTAAGCGGCATTTTAGAACCATAGTATTCCACTTCTATTCTGTCTAATAATGCAGGATTAGCTCTACCTGCTCTTATACTCACTAATTCTTCCTTTAAAACTTTAATAGATTTCTGCATTTTTTCTTCTAAATTGTTATGTACTTCTAATCGCATAATCTATCCTCCTTCACATATGTTCCAATATTTTCTCCTAAAATAACTTTCTTAATATTTTCAGGTTCTCTTAAACTAAATACAATAATAGGTATTTTATTATCCATACAAAGTGAAGTTGCAGTTGAATCCATTACTTTTAAACCCCTATTTAATACTTCGATATAAGTAAGCTTTTCAAATTTCTTAGCATTTGGATTTTCCATTGGATCGCTATCGTAAACTCCATCTACTTTTTTAGCTAATAAAATTACTTCAGCTTCTATTTCAGCCGCTCTTAGTGAAGCTGTCGTATCAGTAGAAAAGTATGGATTACCTGTTCCAGCAGCAAATATTACTACACGTCCTTTTTCTAAATGTCTAATTGCTTTACGTCTTATGTATGGCTCAGCTATCTGTCTCATTTCTATAGCAGTTTGAACTCTAGTTAGAACATTTATATTTTCTAAAGCGTCCTGTAAGGCCAAGGAATTAATGACAGTAGCTAACATTCCCATGTAGTCCGCTGTAGTCCTATCCATGCCTTTACTACTTCTTCCTCGCCAAAAATTACCTCCACCAACGACAACTGCAACTTGAACACCAAGTTCTGTAATTTCTTTAATTTGCTTAGCTATTAATTCTATAGTGGTTTGATCAATACCAAAACCTTTTTCTCCAGCTAAGGCTTCACCACTTAGCTTTAAAATAATTCTTTTGTATTTTGGCCTCACAGCATTAGTCCCTCCACTTCTTATATTCTACAACAATAAATAAAAACCTTCTTGAAAATTTTAAAAAAGAGAACACTTTTGTGTTCTCTCATTTTTAATTTTAAATTATTTATTAGCAATTTGCTTAGCAACTTCTTCTGCAAAATTTTCTTGTTTCTTTTCTATACCTTCTCCTACTTCAAATCTAGCAAATCTTCTTATTGAAATATTTTCTCCTATCTTAGCTATTTTTTCATGTAAAAGGTCTTGAACAGTAATATCTGGATTTTTAATGAAAGGTTGCTCTAATAAACATACTTCCTTAAAGTATTTTTCTATTCTTCCCTGTACCATTTTATCAACTATTTTTTCAGGTTTTCCTTCATTTAATGCTTGGTTTCTCAATATTTCTTTTTCTTTTTCTATTACATCTTGAGGAACTTGCTCTCTACTTACATATTGCGGATTAGTTGCAGCTATTTGCATAGCAATATCCTTTGCAAAAACTTTAAATTCATCGTTTTTCGCAACAAAATCTGTTTCAGTATTGATTTCAACAATTACACCTATTCTTCCACCATGTATGTATGCCTCAACAATACCTTCAGCAGCAATTCTACCAGCTTTTTTAGCAGCTTTAGCCAATCCTTTTTCTCTTAATATTTCAACAGCTTTTTCCATATCTCCATTAGCTTCAGTTAATGCTTTTTTACAATCCAACATTCCTGCACCAGTTTTTTCCCTCAATTCTTTTACCATAGCAGCAGTAATTGCCATTATAACGCCTCCTCATTAGTATATATGATAAAAGGTAAGAGTAGTAAGGGAGATAATTCCTATCCCTTATTACCCTTACCATTAAAATTTATATATGATATTATATTATTCTTCTTGTCTATCTTCTTCCATTTGCTCTCCTTGTCTTCCTTCAATAACCGCATCAGCAATTTTTGATGTAATTAATTTTACAGCTCTTATTGCATCATCATTACCTGGAATTACATAATCAACTTCATCAGGATCGCAGTTAGTATCTACTATAGCAATTATAGGAATACCTAATATATGAGCTTCCTTAATAGCAATTTTTTCTTTACGTGGATCTACAACAAATAGAGCATCTGGTAATCCATTCATTTCTTTAATACCACTTAAGAATTTTTCTAATTTTTCTTTTTCATGTCTTAATTTGATAACTTCTTTCTTAGGAAGAACATCAAAAGTTCCATCTTCTTCCATGTTTTCAAGCTCAACAAGTCTTTCAATTCTCTTTTTAATAGTCTTGTAGTTAGTTAGCATTCCACCTAACCATCTTTGATTAACATAATACATTCCACATCTTTTTGCTTCTTTTTCAATAGATTCTTGAGCTTGCTTCTTTGTACCTACAAAAAGGATTTTCTTACCTTCTGCAGATAAGTTTTTAACAAATTCATAGGCAGTATTCATCATTTTTACAGTTTTTTGTAAATCGATAATATAAATTCCATTTCTTTCTGTAAAAATGTATTCTGCCATTTTAGGATTCCATCTTCTTGTCTGATGACCAAAATGAACCCCAGCTTCAAGTAATTGTTTCATTGAAATAACTGACATTAACTCCACCTCCATGGTTTTTTCCTCCGCTTTGAGCATCTTCTCAAAAGAACCATAAAAATGGTCACCCATTTAAGAATTTCAAAGCGTGTGTATTTATTACCTTAAGTAGTATATCATAGAAGAATATATTTTGGCAACAATTATTTATTTAGAGCTCACTTTTTTTGATTAATTTTTGCTCTGTATCCTTTTTATTATAACCAAAACAAAAAAAAATAACCAAATATTTCATAATCAATTGGTTATTTTTTATTTATACTCAAAATAAATTGAACTTCATCAAAACCCATATTTAATATTTTAGCTATTTGTGATGTGGTATATCCTTTTTGTTTTAAATTAAGAACTTTTTTTCTCTTTTCATCTTTACTATCGGTATCATTAATTTTTATAATGTCTTCTTTTATCTCTTGTTTATAATTATCATCTTCCATAGTATTATCTTTTGTAATATTTTTATAAGCTAATTTAGATAATTCAACTGAATTTTCAATTTTATTTATATTATTATCTAATAATTTTTTGTTTTCATTTAACTTAGTATTTAATTTTTCAATGTTTTTTTCCAAATAAGTATATTTTTTTTCTATTTCATCAACAGTCTCTTTAAAAGAAATATTTAACTCATTTATTATATTTTCAATTGAATTAATAGTTTCTAAAAAATCTATGCTTTCTAAGCTGTCAACATTTGACGTATCTGTTAAGTACTTTTCATCATGTACCAAATTATTCCCTGAATAATTTTCAAAAATTTCTTTTTTAATTAATAATAATGATAAAAATATTATTATGATGCCTATTGAAAAAAATATATAATTAAGCATACTGCACCTCTTTATACTTTGATGTCTATATTTTGTCCTAATTTACTATTTTTTTCATCTTTACAAGACTGTTTTTTATTTCTTTTTTTATTTTCTTTAAGAAAATTATTATTTTCTTCTTTTTTTCTTGTAATCAAATGATTTTCTTTTTTTTCAATATTATTTACTTTTTTAAGTTTTTCCATATTTGCCTGTTTGTTTTCATTATAGTTTGACTGCACTATATTTTCAGCTTTATGCAGCATAGACTGATTTTTGTTTGAAACATTTTGAGACTTGGGTAAAAGAACCTGCATATCAATTGGTCTAATAGGCATAAACTCAACCCCTTAAAAGACTAAATAAACTTAATAATGAAAAAAACGAATCTCCCCATTTTCTTTCATAAAAGTAACATTTTCTAAAACATCTCTTACATTATGATAAGAATTGTTAATTTTTAATTTTACTCCTGGATATACTATTTTTGCCTGAACTTTAGAATCTTTTAACTCTCTAATAGTTAAATTTAAATAATCAAGTTTGTCTTGTAAATTATTCATTTCATCTATATATTTATCCCTTGTAGATAGAGTTTTTTGTAATTCTTCTTTAGAATGTTCTGATAATTCATTTTGCACTTCTAAGATTTCAATTATTTTGTTCAGCTTTTTTATATTTTCTTCAATCGATTTTATCCTATCTTTTATAGATTTGTATTCATTTAATAATTCTTCGTCTATTCCAACTTCAACTTTCGTAATAGTTCCTATATTGCTACCTATTACTTTAGCATTAACTCCTTTTCTTGCCTTTATAAAACCTCCGACAACAATTCCCTTTTTTTTGTTTACATGCATTTTACCGTTACATAAAATATTGCTGTGCATTACATAATCACATGTAACATCACCTTTTGCTTCAATTTTAGAATTTTCAACAAAACAGCTCTTTACATCTTTTTCAGCATAAACTTTTGAAGAGTTATGAATTCCCTTATGAATGATAACACTTTCCATTGAAATTATTTCAGCACCTTCTACAATTCCATATATTTCTATATCATCATTGCTTTTAATGGTATACCCTTGCTGAACATTACCTTTTACTATGACTTTCCCAGAAAAAGATATATTACCCGTTGATACACCAACATCTTTATTAATCTCTAATACTTCAATAACATTGATTTTTTCATCAATAATTTTAACTATACCATCAATGTCAGCAATTAACAAAGTACCATCATTTGAAATAGAAACATTTTTTCCTGCTTTAAATTTAATATCTTTTCCATGTTTTGCTTTTATCGTTCTGCCAGTTACAGTAATTCCATTTTCTCCTCGAGTTGGATTAATTTTTCGAGCCAAAATATCACCTTTAGAAACTTGTTTGACAAAATGTAAATTTTTGTAATTCACTTTTCCATTTGGCAGCATCTGTGGTTTAAGCGAATCAGTAGTATCTATATTAAAAATAATCCTACCGTCTTTACCATTCTTATGCCTTTTACCTTGTGCAATGGCAATTTTATCTGCTATATCTGGACTGCGTACTATAGACTCAATTAAATTATGATCAATTCCGTACACAACCTTTTTTTCTTCCAAAGCTTTATATATATCTTCTTTAGTAATATTTGCTTCTTCGTTTTCTTTTTTTACAGTTATATAAGCTTTGTAATAATCATCAGATATATCTACAATTATTTGACATAAATTGCTATCGCACTTTTTTTCCTCTTCATCTAAATTAAATTTTAGATTAACATCACTCAATATTTATCACCTTCTTTCTCATTAAAATAAATTAGATATGGCATTCCTAAGTTTTATAATACATTTTGTATGAAGCTGAGACACTCTTGATTCTGATATGTTCAAAATATTTGAAATCTCTTTATATGTCAATTCAGAGAAGTAATAGAGTTTAATTATCATCTTTTCCCTTTCAGGCAGTTTCTCTATAACTTCTCTTAAAATTCTTTTAGTTTCTTCTTTCATAAAATTTGATTCTGGATTGGATTCAATATCATCTGAAGGTATATCATAATTATTATTTTCAGATAGTTTTTCATCCAAAGAAATGACAGAAAATATTGAAACTTCAGAATATAGCTCGTTTAACTCCTCTAAACTTATACCCATCTCTTTAG includes:
- a CDS encoding isoprenyl transferase translates to MFKKLFRSSKSSSKANIDFSNLPKHIAIIMDGNGRWARSKNLPRVAGHKAGVEALRDIIKTSSNLGIKYLTLYAFSTENWKRPREEINALMELLVIYLRREAKELHKNNVVINVLGDISKLPETAISEINKATALTSNNTGLVVNIALNYGGRHEILRAVKNICKDVVNNKIDFDKIDEAVFSNYLYTKNIPDPDLIIRTSGEIRLSNFLLWQAAYSEFWFTDVYWPDFSSKHFIEAIIDYQSRKRRFGGIK
- the pyrH gene encoding UMP kinase: MRPKYKRIILKLSGEALAGEKGFGIDQTTIELIAKQIKEITELGVQVAVVVGGGNFWRGRSSKGMDRTTADYMGMLATVINSLALQDALENINVLTRVQTAIEMRQIAEPYIRRKAIRHLEKGRVVIFAAGTGNPYFSTDTTASLRAAEIEAEVILLAKKVDGVYDSDPMENPNAKKFEKLTYIEVLNRGLKVMDSTATSLCMDNKIPIIVFSLREPENIKKVILGENIGTYVKEDRLCD
- the rpsB gene encoding 30S ribosomal protein S2 — its product is MSVISMKQLLEAGVHFGHQTRRWNPKMAEYIFTERNGIYIIDLQKTVKMMNTAYEFVKNLSAEGKKILFVGTKKQAQESIEKEAKRCGMYYVNQRWLGGMLTNYKTIKKRIERLVELENMEEDGTFDVLPKKEVIKLRHEKEKLEKFLSGIKEMNGLPDALFVVDPRKEKIAIKEAHILGIPIIAIVDTNCDPDEVDYVIPGNDDAIRAVKLITSKIADAVIEGRQGEQMEEDRQEE
- a CDS encoding DUF6115 domain-containing protein, coding for MLNYIFFSIGIIIIFLSLLLIKKEIFENYSGNNLVHDEKYLTDTSNVDSLESIDFLETINSIENIINELNISFKETVDEIEKKYTYLEKNIEKLNTKLNENKKLLDNNINKIENSVELSKLAYKNITKDNTMEDDNYKQEIKEDIIKINDTDSKDEKRKKVLNLKQKGYTTSQIAKILNMGFDEVQFILSINKK
- the frr gene encoding ribosome recycling factor; this encodes MRLEVHNNLEEKMQKSIKVLKEELVSIRAGRANPALLDRIEVEYYGSKMPLKQIANISAPEPRLLVIQPYDASSISSIEKAIEQSDLGINPSNDGKVIRLSIPMLTEERRKELLKIVKKTGEEAKVAIRNERREANDKLKKMHKNNELTEDDLKRAEDEVQKLTDKYISIIDELVSKKEKEIMEV
- a CDS encoding DUF342 domain-containing protein: MSDVNLKFNLDEEEKKCDSNLCQIIVDISDDYYKAYITVKKENEEANITKEDIYKALEEKKVVYGIDHNLIESIVRSPDIADKIAIAQGKRHKNGKDGRIIFNIDTTDSLKPQMLPNGKVNYKNLHFVKQVSKGDILARKINPTRGENGITVTGRTIKAKHGKDIKFKAGKNVSISNDGTLLIADIDGIVKIIDEKINVIEVLEINKDVGVSTGNISFSGKVIVKGNVQQGYTIKSNDDIEIYGIVEGAEIISMESVIIHKGIHNSSKVYAEKDVKSCFVENSKIEAKGDVTCDYVMHSNILCNGKMHVNKKKGIVVGGFIKARKGVNAKVIGSNIGTITKVEVGIDEELLNEYKSIKDRIKSIEENIKKLNKIIEILEVQNELSEHSKEELQKTLSTRDKYIDEMNNLQDKLDYLNLTIRELKDSKVQAKIVYPGVKLKINNSYHNVRDVLENVTFMKENGEIRFFHY